The Lysobacter enzymogenes genome window below encodes:
- a CDS encoding serine hydrolase domain-containing protein: MNLAASAAPIAALSLRDRVDDALDRAVAERRLIGAVVLVARDGEVVYRRAAGQADRESDRLMREDAIFLLASVTKPFVAAAAVELAQRGRIDLDAPVTRWLPQFRPQLADGSAPDISLRQLLAHTSGLSYRFGEPAGSDYDAHEVSDGFDQPGLGIDENLRRLGRTRLRFAPGTGFRYSLGLDVLGEALARATGTPLPQLIDELILAPLTMADTGFQVADYKRLSAHYGNSVAADGSRRPARMHDGSELPFFDGVLRYAPGRIEKAGSYPSGGAGMAGTAGDVLKLLETLRRGGDGVFAPATVASLLQAHAPAPLEGLDPGWGATATAPPC; the protein is encoded by the coding sequence ATGAACCTTGCCGCCTCCGCCGCGCCCATCGCGGCCCTGTCCTTGCGCGACCGCGTCGACGACGCCCTCGACCGCGCCGTGGCCGAACGCCGCCTGATCGGCGCGGTGGTGCTGGTCGCGCGCGACGGCGAAGTGGTCTACCGCCGCGCCGCCGGCCAGGCCGACCGCGAGTCCGACCGGCTGATGCGCGAGGACGCGATCTTCCTGCTGGCCTCGGTGACCAAGCCCTTCGTCGCCGCGGCCGCGGTCGAGCTGGCCCAGCGCGGCCGCATCGACCTCGACGCCCCGGTGACGCGCTGGCTGCCGCAGTTCCGCCCGCAGCTGGCCGACGGCAGCGCGCCCGACATCAGCCTGCGCCAGCTGCTCGCCCACACCTCCGGCTTGAGCTACCGCTTCGGCGAGCCCGCCGGCAGCGACTACGACGCGCACGAGGTCTCCGACGGTTTCGACCAGCCGGGCCTGGGCATCGACGAAAACCTGCGCCGCCTCGGCCGGACCCGCCTGCGCTTCGCGCCGGGCACCGGTTTCCGCTACTCGCTCGGCCTCGACGTGCTCGGCGAAGCGCTCGCGCGCGCCACCGGCACGCCGCTGCCGCAGCTGATCGACGAGCTGATCCTGGCGCCGCTGACGATGGCCGACACCGGTTTCCAGGTCGCCGACTACAAGCGCCTGAGCGCGCACTACGGCAACAGCGTCGCCGCCGACGGCTCGCGCCGGCCGGCGCGCATGCACGACGGCAGCGAGCTGCCGTTCTTCGACGGCGTGCTGCGCTACGCCCCGGGCCGGATCGAAAAGGCCGGTTCCTACCCGTCCGGCGGCGCCGGCATGGCCGGCACCGCCGGCGACGTGCTCAAGCTGCTGGAAACGCTGCGCCGCGGCGGCGACGGCGTGTTCGCGCCGGCGACGGTCGCGAGCTTGCTGCAGGCGCATGCGCCGGCGCCGCTCGAAGGCCTGGACCCGGGCTGGGGGGCTACGGCTACGGCGCCGCCGTGCTGA
- a CDS encoding amidohydrolase → MNDLRITLIQGATRWHDPAGNRDYYGELIGQAQGITDLVLLPETFTSGFSNDAIGNAETMEGPTVAWIREQAARLGAAVCGSVQLRTDDGVFNRLLFATPDGGLRTYDKRHLFRYAKEHERYAAGRERLTVEWKGWRICPQVCYDLRFPVFSRNRYDVERPGALDYDLLLYVANWPSARAYPWKTLLRARAIENLCYVAGLNRVGSDGNGLHYSGDSAVIDFLGQPISECTDEEVVVTTTLQAAELAAHRERFPAMLDGDAFDLR, encoded by the coding sequence ATGAACGATCTGCGCATCACCCTGATCCAAGGCGCCACCCGCTGGCACGACCCCGCCGGCAATCGCGATTACTACGGCGAGCTGATCGGTCAGGCGCAAGGCATCACCGACCTGGTGCTGCTGCCGGAAACCTTCACCAGCGGCTTCAGCAACGACGCGATCGGCAACGCCGAAACGATGGAAGGCCCGACCGTGGCCTGGATCCGCGAACAAGCCGCCCGGCTCGGCGCCGCGGTCTGCGGCAGCGTGCAGCTGCGCACCGACGACGGCGTGTTCAACCGGCTGCTGTTCGCCACGCCCGACGGCGGGTTGCGCACCTACGACAAGCGCCATCTGTTCCGCTACGCCAAGGAACACGAACGCTACGCCGCCGGCCGCGAGCGCCTGACCGTGGAATGGAAGGGCTGGCGGATTTGCCCGCAGGTCTGCTACGACCTGCGTTTCCCGGTGTTCTCGCGCAACCGCTACGACGTCGAGCGCCCCGGCGCGCTGGACTACGACCTGCTGCTGTACGTCGCCAACTGGCCGTCGGCGCGCGCCTATCCGTGGAAGACCCTGCTGCGCGCGCGCGCGATCGAGAATCTTTGTTACGTCGCCGGCCTCAACCGCGTCGGCAGCGACGGCAACGGCCTGCATTATTCCGGCGACAGCGCGGTGATCGATTTCCTCGGCCAGCCGATCAGCGAATGCACCGACGAGGAAGTGGTGGTCACCACGACCTTGCAGGCGGCCGAACTGGCCGCGCATCGCGAGCGTTTTCCGGCGATGCTCGACGGCGACGCGTTCGACCTGCGCTGA
- a CDS encoding serine hydrolase, with translation MLTDPLAAATPQSRGTLAWGGVYGHSWFLDPQRGLSVVALTNTALEGMDGQFTLDLRDAVYAGLDAAA, from the coding sequence GTGCTGACCGACCCGCTCGCCGCGGCCACCCCGCAATCGCGCGGCACCCTGGCCTGGGGCGGCGTGTACGGACACTCCTGGTTCCTCGACCCGCAGCGCGGGCTCAGCGTGGTCGCGCTGACCAACACGGCGCTGGAAGGCATGGACGGACAGTTCACGTTGGATCTGCGCGACGCGGTCTATGCCGGACTCGACGCCGCGGCGTAA
- a CDS encoding TetR/AcrR family transcriptional regulator yields MTGKTAPPPSARERILQTAHDLFYLEGVRATGVDRVIAESGVTKVTLYRHFPSKNELILAFLDYRHERWMAWFDAALRRGGDDAAALAPALAEWFAHPQFRGCAFINTVAELGPALPDAGERARAHKRAMQARIAALLPAGAARETRARALAVAVDGAIVRAACDGASEDALAALAATVDAVLARKPR; encoded by the coding sequence ATGACCGGCAAGACCGCCCCGCCCCCGAGCGCGCGCGAGCGCATCCTGCAGACCGCGCACGACCTGTTCTACCTGGAAGGCGTGCGCGCCACCGGCGTCGACCGGGTCATCGCCGAATCCGGCGTGACCAAGGTGACGTTGTACCGGCATTTCCCGAGCAAGAACGAGCTGATCCTGGCGTTCCTGGATTACCGCCACGAGCGCTGGATGGCGTGGTTCGACGCCGCCCTGCGCCGCGGCGGCGACGACGCCGCGGCGCTGGCGCCGGCCCTGGCCGAATGGTTCGCGCACCCGCAGTTCCGCGGCTGCGCCTTCATCAACACCGTGGCCGAGCTCGGCCCGGCCCTGCCCGACGCCGGCGAACGCGCGCGCGCGCACAAGCGCGCGATGCAGGCGCGCATCGCCGCGCTGCTGCCGGCGGGCGCGGCGCGCGAGACGCGCGCGCGCGCGCTGGCGGTCGCGGTCGACGGCGCGATCGTGCGCGCGGCTTGCGACGGCGCGAGCGAGGACGCGCTGGCCGCGCTCGCCGCGACCGTGGATGCGGTGCTGGCGCGCAAGCCGCGCTGA
- the scpB gene encoding SMC-Scp complex subunit ScpB, producing the protein MDQSLITRIVEAALLAANQPLSLAQLHALFPEDQPPPPDSVETALQTLRDGCAERGVELVEVASGFRFQVQADVHPWVARLWTERQTRYTRATLETLALIAYRQPITRGEIEQVRGVAVSSNIIKALEEREWIRVVGHRDVPGKPALFGTTKAFLDYFGLKRLDDLPPLSELKDIGELDPQLPLDGAPIPAGLADDAEPAGDGVEPAANDEAEADAANPAEAAADASVEPEPELEAEAEADAQDQDNEDGLGDQDGSAADAPAAPADAETPEHTVLSDDPEAAPGERAADANDHEQDQHAVETTTVPELEAESEDDRPEQDK; encoded by the coding sequence ATGGACCAATCGCTGATCACCCGCATCGTCGAAGCCGCCTTGCTCGCGGCCAACCAGCCGCTGTCGCTGGCGCAGTTGCACGCGCTGTTCCCCGAGGACCAGCCGCCGCCGCCGGACAGCGTGGAAACCGCGCTGCAGACCCTGCGCGACGGCTGCGCCGAGCGCGGCGTGGAACTGGTCGAGGTCGCCTCCGGCTTCCGCTTCCAGGTCCAGGCCGACGTGCACCCCTGGGTCGCGCGGCTGTGGACCGAACGCCAGACCCGCTACACCCGCGCCACCCTGGAAACCCTGGCGCTGATCGCCTACCGCCAGCCGATCACCCGCGGCGAGATCGAGCAGGTCCGCGGCGTGGCGGTCAGCAGCAACATCATCAAGGCGCTGGAAGAACGCGAGTGGATCCGCGTGGTCGGCCACCGCGACGTGCCCGGCAAGCCGGCCCTGTTCGGCACCACCAAGGCCTTCCTCGACTACTTCGGGCTCAAGCGCCTGGACGACCTGCCGCCGCTGTCGGAGCTCAAGGACATCGGCGAGCTCGATCCGCAGCTGCCGCTGGACGGCGCGCCGATCCCGGCCGGGCTGGCCGACGACGCCGAGCCGGCCGGCGACGGCGTCGAGCCGGCCGCCAACGACGAAGCCGAAGCCGACGCCGCGAACCCGGCCGAAGCCGCCGCGGACGCCTCCGTCGAACCCGAACCCGAACTCGAAGCCGAGGCCGAAGCCGACGCGCAAGACCAAGACAACGAAGACGGCCTGGGCGACCAGGACGGCTCCGCCGCCGACGCGCCCGCCGCGCCGGCGGACGCAGAAACCCCTGAACACACCGTCCTTTCGGACGACCCCGAAGCCGCGCCGGGCGAGCGCGCGGCGGACGCGAACGATCACGAGCAAGACCAACACGCCGTCGAGACGACGACCGTTCCGGAACTTGAGGCCGAGTCCGAAGACGACCGGCCGGAGCAAGACAAATGA
- a CDS encoding segregation and condensation protein A yields the protein MPLAVVHGQPVLQIPQDLYIPPDALEVILEAFEGPLDLLLYLIRRQNLDILDIPVADITRQYVEYIQAMHEMRFELAADYLVMAAMLAEIKSRMLLPRAVNEEGEEEDPRADLVRRLQEYERYKKAAEDIDSLPRQDRDTAPVQAFVPDRASIRLPPPVELKELLLALHDVFKRAELYTQHAIKRDALSVRQRMGELLTRMGDGAFHRFESLFAVEEGRLGAVVTFLGVLTLAKEQLVEIVQDGPLAPIYVKSLALMKDPDEIELSSEFDSAANDESEA from the coding sequence ATGCCGCTGGCGGTGGTGCACGGCCAGCCGGTGCTGCAGATCCCGCAGGATCTGTACATCCCGCCGGACGCGCTGGAAGTCATCCTGGAAGCCTTCGAAGGCCCGCTCGACCTGCTGCTGTACCTGATCCGCCGGCAGAACCTGGACATCCTCGACATCCCGGTGGCGGACATCACCCGCCAGTACGTCGAATACATCCAGGCCATGCACGAGATGCGCTTCGAGCTGGCCGCCGACTACCTGGTCATGGCCGCGATGCTGGCCGAGATCAAGTCGCGCATGCTGCTGCCGCGCGCGGTCAACGAGGAAGGCGAGGAAGAAGACCCGCGCGCCGACCTGGTCCGCCGGCTGCAGGAGTACGAGCGCTACAAGAAGGCCGCCGAGGACATCGACAGCCTGCCGCGCCAGGATCGCGACACCGCGCCGGTGCAGGCGTTCGTGCCGGACCGCGCCTCGATCCGGCTGCCGCCGCCGGTGGAGCTGAAGGAACTGCTGCTGGCGCTGCACGACGTGTTCAAGCGCGCCGAGCTGTACACCCAGCACGCGATCAAGCGCGACGCGCTGAGCGTGCGCCAGCGCATGGGCGAGCTGCTCACGCGCATGGGCGACGGCGCGTTCCACCGCTTCGAGTCGCTGTTCGCGGTCGAGGAAGGCCGTCTCGGCGCGGTCGTGACCTTCCTCGGCGTGCTGACCCTGGCCAAGGAACAACTGGTGGAAATCGTCCAGGACGGTCCGCTGGCGCCGATCTACGTCAAGTCGCTGGCGTTGATGAAGGACCCGGACGAGATCGAGCTCAGCAGCGAGTTCGATTCGGCCGCCAACGACGAAAGCGAAGCGTGA
- a CDS encoding NAD(P)/FAD-dependent oxidoreductase — translation MLPNSERFDCDLVVVGASFAGAACALAAARAGLRVVVLERKRDPGDKLRTTGIVVKEAAEQTWLSRAPAGCVHRVERVRLYSPRLRSMALSAPGYYFLTTDTPRLMRWLARELVRHGVDLRLGASFTQAEREGEAWRVEGVGRTRFLVGADGAKSRVAERAGLGRTREFLYGIEYEFPGATLPESGALHCFVSKRYAPGYIGWVAQNPGGVQAGLAARHDPERARVPDIDGFLARVRDVVGLNAELQPAATRAGLIPCGGPVFPLARDGVMLTGDAAGIVSPVTAGGIHSAWAHGETLGQAIALHARGLGPAPESIAQDAAPKFRSKRALRWAFDRFQADWPFDLLLHSAPLRWAAEQVYFHKRGIPESEDAARAPRSSETY, via the coding sequence ATGCTTCCGAATTCCGAGCGTTTCGATTGCGATCTGGTCGTGGTCGGCGCCAGTTTCGCCGGCGCCGCCTGCGCGCTCGCGGCGGCGCGCGCGGGCTTGCGCGTGGTCGTGCTGGAACGCAAGCGCGATCCCGGCGACAAGCTGCGCACCACCGGCATCGTGGTCAAGGAGGCCGCGGAGCAAACCTGGCTCAGCCGCGCGCCGGCCGGCTGCGTGCACCGGGTCGAACGCGTCCGGCTGTATTCGCCGCGATTGCGCAGCATGGCCTTGAGCGCGCCCGGTTATTACTTCCTGACCACCGACACGCCGCGGCTGATGCGCTGGCTGGCGCGCGAACTGGTGCGGCACGGCGTGGACCTGCGCCTGGGCGCCTCGTTCACCCAAGCCGAGCGCGAAGGCGAAGCCTGGCGGGTCGAAGGCGTGGGCCGCACCCGTTTCCTGGTCGGCGCCGACGGCGCCAAATCGCGCGTCGCCGAGCGCGCCGGGCTCGGCCGCACCCGGGAATTCCTGTACGGCATCGAATACGAGTTTCCCGGCGCGACCTTGCCCGAGTCGGGCGCGCTGCATTGCTTCGTCAGCAAACGCTACGCGCCGGGCTACATCGGCTGGGTCGCGCAGAATCCCGGCGGCGTGCAGGCCGGACTCGCCGCGCGCCACGATCCCGAGCGCGCGCGCGTGCCCGACATCGACGGTTTCCTCGCGCGCGTGCGCGACGTCGTCGGCCTCAACGCCGAACTGCAACCGGCGGCGACCCGCGCCGGCCTGATCCCCTGCGGCGGCCCGGTGTTTCCGCTCGCGCGCGACGGCGTGATGCTGACCGGCGACGCCGCCGGCATCGTCTCGCCGGTCACCGCCGGCGGCATCCATTCGGCCTGGGCGCACGGCGAAACGCTGGGACAGGCGATCGCGCTGCATGCGCGCGGCCTCGGCCCCGCGCCGGAATCGATCGCGCAGGACGCCGCGCCGAAGTTCCGCAGCAAGCGCGCGCTGCGCTGGGCCTTCGATCGCTTCCAGGCCGATTGGCCGTTCGACCTGCTGCTGCATTCCGCGCCGCTGCGCTGGGCCGCCGAGCAGGTGTATTTCCACAAGCGCGGAATCCCCGAAAGCGAGGACGCCGCGCGCGCGCCGCGCTCGTCGGAGACTTACTGA
- a CDS encoding type IV secretory system conjugative DNA transfer family protein, giving the protein MKGKAIGAVVALLVTAVAGLYLSGYLTLMLLKLSAPLSWDTYLLYLKSIDLPQVKPYETKIKVGGMLGFGFPAILYLGLLYLLFMPKKQSMHGDARFANGGDLDKKDMFKSTPTSIVVGKYNGKLVQLSGQQFVILAAPTRSGKGVGIVIPNLLNYQGSMVVLDIKQENFDLTSGWRAGQGQEIYLFNPFAEDRRTHRWNPLTYVSADPAFRVSDLMSIAAMLYPDGSDDQKFWISQARNAFMAFTLYLFEAYDDAQKVGFPFAAVPTIGAVYRLSSGDGKSELKPFLKGLSERPFLSANARSAFANMLSQADETFASILGTFKEPLNPWINPVLDAATSTDDFLLTDLRKKKMTIYVGIQPNKLAESRLIVNLFFSQIINLNTRELPQNNKELKHQCLLLMDEFTSIGKVDIIASAVSYMAGYNIRLLPIIQSMSQLDATYGKDVSRTIITNHALQIIYAPREQQDANDYSEMLGYTTVRKTNVTRGKEVSRSESEERRALMLPQELKAMGFDTEVVLYEGIPHPVKCDKIKYYQDKMFTQRLLPKVTVPMLDIKVG; this is encoded by the coding sequence GTGAAAGGGAAGGCGATTGGCGCCGTCGTGGCGCTGCTGGTGACCGCGGTCGCGGGTTTGTATCTGTCCGGCTATCTGACGCTGATGCTGCTCAAGCTCAGCGCGCCGCTGAGCTGGGACACCTATCTGCTGTATCTCAAGTCGATCGACCTGCCGCAGGTCAAGCCGTACGAGACCAAGATCAAGGTCGGCGGCATGCTCGGCTTCGGCTTCCCGGCGATCCTGTACCTGGGCCTGCTGTACCTGCTGTTCATGCCCAAGAAGCAGTCGATGCACGGCGACGCGCGCTTCGCCAACGGCGGCGACCTGGACAAGAAGGACATGTTCAAGTCGACCCCGACCTCGATCGTGGTCGGCAAGTACAACGGCAAGCTGGTCCAGCTCAGCGGCCAGCAGTTCGTGATCCTCGCCGCGCCGACCCGTTCCGGCAAGGGCGTCGGCATCGTCATCCCGAACCTGTTGAACTACCAGGGTTCGATGGTGGTGCTGGACATCAAGCAGGAAAACTTCGACCTCACCAGCGGCTGGCGCGCGGGGCAGGGACAGGAGATCTACCTGTTCAACCCCTTCGCCGAAGACCGCCGCACCCACCGCTGGAACCCGCTGACCTACGTGTCGGCCGACCCGGCGTTCCGCGTGTCCGACCTGATGAGCATCGCCGCGATGCTGTATCCGGACGGCTCGGACGACCAGAAGTTCTGGATCAGCCAGGCGCGCAACGCGTTCATGGCCTTCACCCTGTACCTGTTCGAAGCCTACGACGACGCGCAGAAGGTCGGCTTCCCGTTCGCCGCGGTGCCGACCATCGGCGCGGTGTACCGGCTGTCGTCCGGCGACGGCAAGAGCGAGCTCAAGCCGTTCCTCAAGGGCCTGTCGGAGCGTCCGTTCCTCAGCGCCAACGCGCGTTCGGCGTTCGCCAACATGCTGTCGCAGGCCGACGAGACCTTCGCCTCGATCCTGGGCACGTTCAAGGAACCGCTGAACCCCTGGATCAACCCGGTGCTCGACGCGGCGACCTCGACCGACGACTTCCTGCTGACCGACCTGCGCAAGAAGAAGATGACGATCTACGTCGGCATCCAGCCGAACAAGCTGGCCGAGAGCCGGCTGATCGTGAACCTGTTCTTCAGCCAGATCATCAACCTCAACACCCGCGAGCTGCCGCAGAACAACAAGGAACTGAAACACCAGTGCCTGTTGCTGATGGACGAGTTCACCTCGATCGGCAAGGTCGACATCATCGCTTCGGCGGTGTCGTACATGGCCGGCTACAACATCCGCCTGCTGCCGATCATCCAGAGCATGTCGCAGCTCGACGCGACCTACGGCAAGGACGTCTCGCGCACCATCATCACCAACCACGCGCTGCAGATCATCTACGCGCCGCGCGAGCAGCAGGACGCCAACGACTATTCCGAGATGCTCGGCTACACCACGGTGCGCAAGACCAACGTCACCCGCGGCAAGGAAGTCTCGCGCAGCGAATCCGAGGAGCGCCGCGCGCTGATGCTGCCGCAGGAACTCAAGGCGATGGGCTTCGACACCGAGGTGGTGCTGTACGAAGGCATCCCGCATCCGGTGAAGTGCGACAAGATCAAGTATTACCAGGACAAGATGTTCACCCAGCGGCTGCTGCCGAAGGTGACCGTGCCGATGCTCGACATCAAGGTCGGTTGA
- a CDS encoding DUF1348 family protein — translation MDTRPPLPPFTRETAAQKVRLAEDAWNSRDPERIAQAYTADTRWRNRAEFAQGREQVIAFLQRKWSRELDYRLIKELWAHDGDRIAVRFAYEWRDDSGQWYRSYGNENWEFADDGRMARRIASINDKPIAESERKFHWPQGRRPDDHPGLSELGL, via the coding sequence ATGGACACCCGCCCGCCGTTGCCCCCGTTCACCCGCGAAACCGCCGCGCAGAAAGTCCGTCTCGCCGAGGACGCGTGGAACTCGCGCGATCCCGAGCGCATCGCCCAGGCCTATACGGCCGACACCCGCTGGCGCAACCGCGCCGAATTCGCGCAGGGGCGCGAGCAGGTGATCGCGTTCCTGCAGCGCAAGTGGAGCCGCGAGCTGGACTACCGGCTGATCAAGGAACTGTGGGCGCACGACGGCGACCGCATCGCGGTGCGTTTCGCCTACGAGTGGCGCGACGATTCGGGGCAGTGGTACCGCAGCTACGGCAACGAGAACTGGGAATTCGCCGACGACGGCCGCATGGCGCGGCGCATCGCCAGCATCAACGACAAGCCGATCGCGGAAAGCGAGCGCAAGTTCCATTGGCCGCAGGGGCGGCGTCCGGACGATCATCCGGGCTTGAGCGAGTTGGGGTTGTAA
- a CDS encoding pseudouridine synthase, which yields MTEETRRKLSLKRASDAAAEAPRLEERLHKVLAQAGLGSRRALEQRIADGLVKVNGDVAQVGVSIKGGDKIELDGRSFVASALTEPSRVLMYNKPEGEVTTREDPEGRPTIFDSLPALKGARWIAIGRLDINTTGLLLLTTDGELANALMHPSFEVEREYVCRVRAPEGEDTVPDNLVDRLARGVSLDDGPAKFDEIERIGGTDSHDWFRVVVKEGRNREVRRLWESQGCQVSRLKRIRYGGVALPRELLRGHSQELAGDKVEALRKELGLEDGQPSALTLQPVIGQRKAAKSTVHLSGERSPGYVGGHNTADEGRELRRFDHVREDRGGRGRGGPRKHGGLTVSGEAAAKQSNKPFKTRKEKGVKPLPEGNPAAFRTWYVPEGVETGPSGHRNPDGRGKKGGRPGGAGAGGPGGGARGAGRGRAQGAGFGGGNGGGGGNGRSQGQGQRAARPYGHPGNAPSFPSDHATPGGFNPYGSERPARGNARPGGAKPGGPGGRAGGPRPGAGARPGGGNARPGGAPRPGGPRGGGRPGGGRGPRG from the coding sequence ATGACTGAAGAAACCCGTCGCAAGCTTTCCCTGAAGCGCGCCAGCGACGCCGCGGCCGAAGCGCCGCGCCTGGAAGAACGCCTGCACAAAGTGCTCGCGCAAGCGGGCCTGGGCTCGCGCCGCGCCCTGGAGCAGCGCATCGCCGACGGCCTGGTCAAGGTCAATGGCGATGTCGCCCAGGTCGGCGTGAGCATCAAGGGCGGCGACAAGATCGAGCTGGACGGCCGCAGTTTCGTCGCCAGCGCGCTGACCGAGCCCTCGCGCGTGCTGATGTACAACAAGCCCGAAGGCGAAGTCACCACCCGCGAAGACCCCGAAGGCCGCCCGACCATCTTCGATTCGCTGCCCGCGTTGAAGGGCGCGCGCTGGATCGCGATCGGCCGCCTCGACATCAACACCACCGGCCTGCTGCTGCTGACCACCGACGGCGAGCTGGCCAACGCGCTGATGCACCCCTCCTTCGAGGTCGAGCGCGAATACGTCTGCCGCGTGCGCGCGCCCGAGGGCGAGGACACCGTGCCGGACAACCTGGTCGACCGCCTCGCCCGCGGCGTGTCGCTCGACGACGGCCCGGCCAAGTTCGACGAGATCGAACGCATCGGCGGCACCGATTCGCACGACTGGTTCCGGGTCGTGGTCAAGGAAGGCCGCAACCGCGAAGTGCGCCGCCTGTGGGAATCGCAGGGCTGCCAGGTCAGCCGGCTCAAGCGCATCCGCTACGGCGGCGTGGCGCTGCCGCGCGAGCTGCTGCGCGGGCATTCGCAGGAACTGGCCGGCGACAAGGTCGAGGCGCTGCGCAAGGAGCTGGGCCTGGAAGACGGCCAGCCCTCGGCGCTGACCCTGCAGCCGGTGATCGGCCAGCGCAAGGCGGCCAAGTCGACCGTGCACCTGTCCGGCGAGCGCTCGCCCGGCTACGTCGGCGGCCACAACACCGCCGACGAAGGCCGCGAACTGCGCCGCTTCGACCACGTGCGCGAAGACCGCGGCGGCCGCGGCCGCGGCGGCCCGCGCAAGCACGGCGGCCTGACGGTCAGCGGCGAAGCCGCGGCCAAGCAGTCCAACAAGCCGTTCAAGACGCGCAAGGAAAAGGGCGTCAAGCCGCTGCCGGAAGGCAATCCGGCCGCGTTCCGCACCTGGTACGTGCCGGAAGGCGTCGAAACCGGCCCCAGCGGCCACCGCAATCCCGACGGCCGCGGCAAGAAAGGCGGCCGTCCCGGCGGCGCCGGCGCCGGCGGTCCCGGCGGCGGCGCGCGCGGCGCCGGTCGCGGCCGCGCCCAGGGCGCCGGCTTCGGCGGCGGCAACGGCGGCGGTGGCGGCAACGGCCGCAGCCAGGGCCAGGGTCAGCGCGCCGCGCGTCCCTACGGCCACCCGGGCAACGCCCCGAGCTTCCCGTCCGACCACGCCACCCCCGGCGGCTTCAATCCCTACGGCAGCGAGCGTCCGGCGCGCGGCAACGCCCGCCCGGGCGGCGCCAAGCCCGGCGGCCCCGGCGGCCGTGCCGGCGGTCCGCGTCCCGGCGCCGGCGCGCGTCCCGGCGGCGGCAACGCCCGTCCCGGCGGCGCTCCGCGTCCGGGCGGCCCGCGCGGTGGCGGACGCCCCGGCGGCGGTCGCGGCCCGCGCGGCTGA
- a CDS encoding alpha/beta hydrolase family protein, translated as MNASAMRIWALILAGALALAGCGLAHSPALHADRDAAPAHRRGELVSLQAVETLDRAGAQRIASGLPGAIAVDGGARLYRVEYRTVYRNRPVVASGLFSTPSAGGRSKGTVLYLHGTQASRAASPSQPGRADGNEETAVFAGNGFDVAVPDYIGLGVSNEPQAYAIVAVQVDAALDLLRAVRAASAELHRGDGSPSLYVLGFSQGGQSAAGVHRALERAPLDGYRLRGSIGIAGPYDLRALLLRKLAPESAGSANDAGYLAFIAQAYSAYYGHPLNELLADDYAATMPALFDGSQTPDRIGAALPADARALLRPEFLRSLRAGRESWFTRALDENQTFAWTPVAPFRIHYGEADRDVPPRSAQALFDYAKARGGNVSLHSMGAVDHSDSAALSYAPALAWFEQLGAMP; from the coding sequence ATGAACGCGTCGGCCATGCGCATCTGGGCCTTGATCCTTGCGGGCGCGCTCGCGCTCGCCGGTTGCGGACTCGCGCATTCGCCGGCGCTGCATGCCGATCGCGACGCCGCGCCGGCGCATCGCCGCGGCGAACTGGTCAGCCTCCAGGCAGTGGAAACGCTGGACCGCGCCGGCGCGCAACGGATCGCGTCCGGATTGCCCGGCGCGATCGCGGTCGACGGCGGCGCGCGCCTGTACCGCGTCGAATACCGGACGGTCTATCGCAACCGCCCGGTCGTGGCCTCCGGCCTGTTCTCGACGCCGAGCGCAGGCGGACGGTCGAAAGGCACGGTCCTGTATCTGCACGGCACCCAGGCCAGCCGCGCCGCGTCGCCGTCGCAGCCCGGACGCGCGGACGGCAACGAGGAAACCGCGGTGTTCGCCGGCAACGGCTTCGATGTCGCGGTGCCGGACTACATCGGCCTGGGCGTGTCGAACGAACCGCAGGCTTATGCGATCGTCGCCGTCCAGGTCGACGCCGCGCTCGACCTGCTGCGCGCGGTGCGCGCGGCATCCGCCGAATTGCATCGCGGCGACGGATCGCCGTCCTTGTACGTGCTGGGATTCTCGCAGGGCGGGCAAAGCGCGGCCGGAGTGCATCGCGCGCTGGAGCGGGCGCCGCTCGACGGCTATCGCCTGCGCGGTTCGATCGGCATCGCCGGGCCGTACGATCTGCGCGCCTTGCTGCTGCGCAAGCTCGCGCCCGAAAGCGCCGGGTCGGCCAACGATGCCGGCTATCTGGCGTTCATCGCCCAGGCCTATTCGGCTTATTACGGGCACCCGTTGAACGAGCTGCTGGCCGACGATTACGCCGCGACGATGCCCGCGTTGTTCGACGGAAGCCAGACCCCGGATCGCATCGGCGCGGCGTTGCCGGCGGATGCGCGCGCATTGCTGCGCCCGGAATTCCTGCGCTCGCTGCGGGCCGGTCGCGAGAGCTGGTTCACCCGCGCGCTCGACGAAAACCAGACCTTCGCCTGGACGCCGGTCGCGCCGTTCCGCATCCATTACGGCGAGGCCGATCGCGACGTGCCGCCGCGTTCGGCGCAGGCGTTGTTCGATTACGCCAAAGCGCGCGGCGGCAACGTCTCGCTGCATTCCATGGGCGCGGTCGATCATTCCGACAGCGCGGCGCTGAGCTATGCGCCGGCGTTGGCGTGGTTCGAACAGCTCGGCGCCATGCCGTGA